In Anseongella ginsenosidimutans, one genomic interval encodes:
- a CDS encoding RagB/SusD family nutrient uptake outer membrane protein, translated as MKYLTITPGIAGILSILLLINLNSCTDLEVEVFDEVIESEFTPTEDDLISLIAPVYTPLRMFAGWQGYFDLQEESADHIITPVRPNGWYDGGIYQRMHWHKWTIQEWPPTNLWNSCYSGINAANRVLMQLETGTIPVASGKEAIIAELKTTRAFYYWLLCDSHGNVPIVTDFAATEPPTQNTRKEVYDFVIKELTENIPQLPEEAGLSMYGRFNKWAGKALLAKVYLNAEVYTGTAEWDKCIEACNDVIAAAEQGAYALEARYSDIFKTDNEGSSELIFAIPYDDIFATQNIIHMKTLDPIMQRVYPMQVQPWGGNCAVPQFIDTYDPDDTRLKDTWIMGPQYDAVTGEELINYVKTVNSIESSESNQGYRIGKYEIRPDTRGGLSNDFPVFRYADILMMKAECLLRTGHAEEAALLVTRVRERAFNGTVPEKALVTGAMLEQGSTYQYGYWENGSVTEPEGGEDIQYGRFLDELGWEFAAEGRRRRDLIRFGVFATKTWFQHRPSSADKTIFPIPEAELNKNPNLVQNPGY; from the coding sequence ATGAAATATTTAACGATAACACCCGGAATAGCAGGTATCCTGTCGATTCTGCTCTTAATAAACCTGAATAGCTGTACTGATCTGGAAGTGGAAGTATTCGATGAAGTCATTGAAAGCGAGTTTACCCCTACCGAAGATGACCTGATCTCTTTAATTGCCCCGGTTTATACCCCGCTGAGGATGTTTGCCGGCTGGCAAGGTTATTTTGACCTTCAGGAAGAAAGCGCCGACCATATCATTACCCCTGTGAGGCCTAACGGCTGGTATGACGGAGGTATTTACCAGCGAATGCACTGGCATAAGTGGACTATCCAGGAGTGGCCGCCAACGAATCTCTGGAATAGCTGTTACAGCGGGATCAATGCGGCCAACAGGGTGCTTATGCAGCTGGAAACAGGAACTATTCCCGTCGCCTCCGGGAAGGAAGCCATCATTGCAGAGCTGAAGACGACGCGCGCCTTTTACTATTGGCTCCTATGTGACAGTCACGGCAATGTACCCATTGTTACCGATTTTGCTGCGACGGAACCGCCTACGCAAAATACCAGGAAGGAAGTGTATGACTTTGTTATCAAGGAGCTGACGGAAAATATTCCCCAGCTTCCGGAAGAGGCCGGCTTATCCATGTACGGGCGATTTAATAAGTGGGCCGGCAAAGCCCTGCTGGCCAAAGTTTATCTGAACGCTGAAGTTTATACCGGCACGGCGGAATGGGATAAATGCATAGAAGCCTGCAATGATGTTATCGCCGCCGCAGAACAGGGCGCTTATGCCCTTGAGGCCAGGTACAGCGATATTTTTAAAACTGATAATGAAGGTTCTTCCGAGCTGATCTTTGCCATTCCTTACGACGATATTTTTGCCACCCAAAACATTATCCACATGAAAACACTTGATCCCATTATGCAAAGAGTCTATCCGATGCAGGTACAGCCCTGGGGCGGAAACTGCGCCGTTCCCCAGTTTATTGATACCTATGACCCTGATGATACCCGCTTAAAAGATACCTGGATCATGGGCCCTCAGTATGATGCCGTCACAGGCGAGGAGCTGATCAATTATGTAAAAACAGTGAACAGCATCGAATCCAGCGAAAGTAATCAGGGATACCGGATCGGTAAATACGAAATCCGGCCCGATACCAGGGGAGGGCTGAGCAATGACTTTCCTGTTTTCCGCTATGCGGACATTCTCATGATGAAAGCTGAATGCCTGTTAAGAACCGGTCACGCAGAAGAAGCGGCCCTATTAGTCACCCGGGTAAGGGAAAGAGCCTTTAATGGTACTGTTCCGGAGAAAGCCCTTGTTACCGGGGCAATGCTTGAACAGGGCAGTACCTATCAATACGGTTATTGGGAAAACGGAAGTGTCACCGAACCCGAGGGAGGAGAAGACATACAGTACGGAAGATTCCTCGATGAGCTGGGCTGGGAATTCGCCGCTGAAGGTCGCCGCCGGCGGGACCTGATCCGTTTCGGAGTATTCGCTACCAAGACCTGGTTTCAGCATCGTCCCTCCTCAGCGGACAAAACGATATTTCCCATTCCTGAAGCAGAACTCAATAAAAACCCCAACCTGGTCCAAAATCCAGGGTATTGA
- a CDS encoding SusC/RagA family TonB-linked outer membrane protein — protein sequence MIVTAVLYGQESPLTGKVTDEEGNPLPGVSVLIKESGGGTQTNTEGIYTLSTPENAVIVFQLLGYVSREVPRGARSTINLSLETDQQQLEEVVVIGYGTQRAGDVTSAVASVKAEDFVKGAVRDAAQLIQGKVAGLSVATTSGDPTAGTQIRMRGMTTLASSTAPLVLIDGIPGDLSTVAPEDIAAVDVLKDGSAAAIYGTRGTNGVILITTRRAGGDRPATISYNGYLSVQRIANRPEFLTAEDYRRLIGEGYDFTDYGASTDWFDEISRTPVSHTHHLSFSGGGSQTNYTASINYRSWQGLFINSDDQRITGRADLNHSMFEGKLKFNLNAIVGTQEYWTGGDGSSFNDYVYRQSVIRNPTDSIRNWRGDWMERSIYFYDNPVAFLNESTGLNSSREYRLNGSVMLNPVEGLDMKLLVSGNKWTEVRGYSETKQHVSTVKNGRNGYASRGTSSRVDNLLEFTSSYSRDLGKHRLSLLGGYSYQDEKSEGFWMQNWDFPTDEYSYNRMQSGNALGRGEAPMNSSASMSKLIGFFGRLNYNWQDKYLFMASVRHEGSSKFGVNYRWGTFPAVSLGWRISNEPFMSNWSVVDDLKFRAGFGVTGTAPDADYESLVSLNYGDRFFDNGTWIQSLAPNRNPNPNLRWERKEEYNLGLDFAFFGRRLSGSLDLYRRATKDMLYNYQVPVPPYLFSSIFANVGEMKNEGIEVLLNVEAIRKPSFYWSTGVTYSTNSNKLVSLSNEQFQTTNDFFDAGHTGEPIQQSTHRVWIGEEIGSFYGYKSVDIDEEGHWIIEGADGAPKPISEAVQEDKKILGNGVPKHILGWHHDLRYKNLDLTVGMRGAFGFQILNFQRMYYENPKITQYNMLKSAFDPVYGKTVLNNDLAYVSYYIEDGDYWKIDNITLGYTLPAGSIKGVRNLRLYLSALNLVTLTGYKGIDPEVNFNGTAPGSDHRDKYPTTTTFTLGLNFTL from the coding sequence ATGATAGTTACTGCGGTCCTTTACGGGCAGGAATCCCCGCTGACGGGAAAGGTTACGGATGAGGAAGGCAATCCTCTCCCGGGAGTTTCCGTTCTGATAAAAGAAAGCGGCGGCGGCACTCAAACAAATACCGAAGGCATTTATACACTTAGCACTCCGGAAAATGCGGTGATCGTGTTTCAACTCCTGGGGTATGTTAGCCGCGAAGTCCCGCGCGGCGCAAGGAGTACGATCAACCTGAGTCTGGAAACGGATCAGCAGCAGCTGGAAGAAGTAGTCGTGATCGGTTACGGAACGCAGCGCGCGGGAGACGTCACCAGCGCTGTTGCCAGCGTAAAGGCAGAGGACTTTGTAAAGGGTGCGGTAAGGGATGCCGCCCAGCTTATCCAGGGAAAAGTTGCCGGCTTATCCGTGGCCACCACCTCCGGCGACCCAACCGCCGGCACACAAATCCGGATGCGGGGAATGACCACTTTAGCCTCTTCAACCGCACCCCTTGTATTGATTGACGGCATCCCGGGAGACCTTAGCACAGTGGCTCCTGAGGATATTGCTGCGGTTGATGTATTGAAAGATGGTTCGGCGGCCGCTATTTACGGAACCCGGGGAACCAACGGCGTGATCCTGATCACTACCCGGCGGGCAGGCGGGGACAGGCCGGCGACGATCAGCTACAACGGATACCTGAGCGTCCAGCGAATTGCGAACCGGCCGGAATTCCTGACAGCGGAGGATTATCGCAGGCTGATAGGAGAAGGATATGATTTTACGGATTACGGAGCTTCTACCGATTGGTTTGATGAAATCAGCCGGACCCCTGTAAGCCACACCCACCATCTCAGCTTCTCAGGGGGAGGGAGCCAGACAAATTATACTGCCTCCATAAATTATCGTTCATGGCAAGGGTTATTCATCAATTCTGACGATCAGCGGATCACGGGCAGGGCAGACCTGAATCATTCCATGTTTGAGGGCAAGCTAAAGTTCAACCTGAATGCCATTGTGGGGACGCAGGAATACTGGACCGGCGGCGACGGTTCCAGCTTCAACGACTATGTGTACCGCCAGTCGGTAATACGTAATCCTACCGATAGCATCCGGAACTGGCGGGGCGACTGGATGGAACGCAGTATTTACTTTTATGATAACCCGGTAGCCTTTTTGAATGAATCGACAGGCCTTAACAGCAGCAGGGAATACCGGCTGAACGGCAGCGTCATGCTTAACCCGGTCGAAGGCCTGGACATGAAGCTGCTGGTATCCGGGAATAAGTGGACGGAAGTGAGAGGCTATTCTGAAACAAAGCAGCACGTTTCCACGGTAAAGAACGGGCGGAACGGCTATGCTTCACGGGGTACTTCCTCCCGCGTAGATAACTTGCTGGAATTTACGAGCAGCTATTCCAGGGATCTGGGCAAACACCGCCTTTCCCTCCTGGGAGGATATAGTTATCAGGACGAAAAATCAGAAGGCTTCTGGATGCAGAACTGGGATTTCCCTACCGACGAATATTCCTACAACCGCATGCAAAGCGGAAATGCCCTTGGAAGGGGAGAAGCGCCGATGAACAGTTCGGCCAGCATGAGCAAGCTCATAGGTTTTTTCGGCCGGCTCAACTATAACTGGCAGGATAAATACCTGTTCATGGCAAGTGTCAGGCATGAAGGCTCTTCCAAGTTCGGCGTCAATTACCGCTGGGGTACTTTCCCCGCGGTTTCCCTGGGGTGGCGGATCAGCAATGAGCCCTTCATGAGCAATTGGAGCGTGGTGGACGATCTGAAATTCCGGGCGGGATTCGGCGTGACGGGAACCGCGCCGGATGCGGATTACGAATCGCTTGTGAGCCTTAATTACGGCGACAGGTTTTTTGATAACGGCACCTGGATCCAGTCGCTGGCGCCCAACCGCAACCCTAACCCGAACCTTCGCTGGGAAAGAAAGGAAGAATACAACCTGGGCCTTGATTTCGCATTCTTCGGCCGCCGCCTGAGCGGATCTTTGGACCTTTACCGGCGTGCCACTAAAGACATGCTTTATAACTACCAGGTTCCCGTACCCCCCTATCTCTTCAGCAGCATCTTCGCAAACGTCGGGGAAATGAAAAATGAGGGGATTGAAGTGCTTCTGAACGTGGAGGCCATACGGAAGCCCTCCTTTTACTGGAGTACCGGGGTCACGTATTCTACTAATTCGAACAAGCTCGTATCCTTATCGAATGAGCAATTTCAGACTACCAATGATTTCTTTGACGCCGGCCATACCGGTGAACCTATTCAGCAAAGTACCCACAGGGTATGGATTGGCGAGGAGATCGGTAGTTTTTACGGGTATAAATCCGTTGATATCGACGAAGAAGGGCACTGGATCATCGAAGGAGCTGACGGTGCCCCCAAACCTATTTCCGAAGCCGTTCAGGAAGATAAAAAGATCCTGGGCAACGGCGTTCCGAAACATATTCTGGGATGGCATCATGACCTCCGCTATAAAAATCTGGACCTGACAGTTGGAATGAGGGGCGCGTTCGGCTTTCAGATACTCAATTTTCAGCGAATGTATTATGAAAATCCGAAGATTACCCAGTATAATATGCTGAAATCGGCCTTTGATCCTGTTTACGGAAAAACCGTGCTAAATAATGACCTCGCCTATGTAAGTTATTATATTGAAGACGGCGACTATTGGAAAATTGACAATATCACCCTGGGATATACGCTCCCCGCAGGCAGCATTAAGGGAGTGCGGAACCTGCGCCTCTATCTCTCTGCCCTGAACCTGGTTACCCTAACCGGGTACAAGGGAATTGACCCGGAAGTGAATTTCAACGGGACCGCTCCGGGGAGCGATCATCGCGATAAGTACCCCACTACCACTACGTTTACCCTGGGCCTGAATTTTACATTGTAA
- a CDS encoding DUF885 family protein, translating to MIMMSPERQLVNPFFTGGEVISISYPANTMEQSAKLMSMRGNNPHFSRATVHHELIAGHHLQQFMNRRYKVYRDFDTPFWTEGWSLYWEMLLWDQGFPESPEDRIGMLFWRMHRCARIIFSLNYHLGKWSPQQCIDFLVERVGHEYANAEGEVRRSFTGGYSPLYQLAYMIGGLQFYSLKEELVESGKMTFREYHDAVLQENNIPVEMLRFILTDQAPARDFKTNWRFYNK from the coding sequence ATGATCATGATGAGCCCTGAACGGCAATTGGTCAATCCTTTTTTTACAGGCGGGGAAGTCATCAGCATTTCCTACCCGGCAAATACCATGGAGCAGTCCGCCAAGCTCATGAGTATGCGCGGAAATAACCCACATTTTTCAAGAGCCACGGTTCATCACGAGCTGATCGCCGGTCATCATCTGCAGCAATTTATGAACCGGCGGTACAAGGTGTACCGTGATTTTGATACCCCGTTCTGGACGGAAGGCTGGTCATTATACTGGGAAATGCTCCTGTGGGACCAGGGTTTCCCGGAGTCGCCCGAAGACCGCATTGGTATGCTCTTCTGGAGGATGCACCGCTGTGCCCGTATCATTTTCTCCCTTAATTATCATCTGGGCAAATGGAGCCCCCAGCAATGCATCGATTTCCTGGTGGAGCGTGTCGGACATGAATATGCGAATGCCGAAGGGGAAGTAAGGCGTTCGTTCACCGGCGGCTACAGCCCTTTGTACCAGCTCGCCTATATGATCGGAGGCCTGCAATTTTATTCGTTAAAAGAAGAACTGGTGGAGAGCGGAAAGATGACCTTCCGGGAGTATCATGACGCGGTGCTGCAGGAAAATAACATCCCGGTTGAAATGCTAAGGTTTATTTTAACCGATCAGGCACCCGCCCGCGATTTCAAAACCAACTGGAGATTTTATAATAAATAA
- a CDS encoding DUF885 domain-containing protein translates to MSFYYFRLTAFILLSWAFYPALQAQTLSAGHYLQTSEMHHLMQQYEADYRSLSRFYFIKHSPERRERLRQLAGDYLEKLEKEQFGRFSINGKVDFVLFRRDLEEQLHILGLEEEKFRETKQWFGFAAAVYDLEKQRRRGASLEGQETGALLSGLAKDVRAASASLGKADAIDSRVAAFATETIEGLREALKSVYDFYNGYDPAFTWWAPAPYKELDTLLAGYDKLFKSKSKVISSQKEDGSGIRGNPIGREEIIRQLEYEMIPYSPEELVEIANKEFAWCDREMLKASAEMGFGQDWKKALEKVKNTYVAPGRQPELILQLYNASVSFLKEKDLVSIPPLPKNHGG, encoded by the coding sequence ATGAGTTTCTACTACTTCCGGCTAACAGCCTTTATTTTGCTCTCATGGGCTTTTTATCCTGCGCTGCAGGCGCAAACGCTTTCGGCGGGGCACTATTTGCAGACAAGCGAAATGCATCACCTCATGCAGCAGTACGAGGCTGACTACAGGAGCCTGAGCCGTTTTTATTTCATCAAGCATTCTCCGGAGCGGCGGGAGCGCCTGAGGCAGCTTGCAGGAGATTACCTGGAAAAATTGGAAAAAGAGCAGTTCGGACGTTTTAGCATTAACGGAAAAGTAGATTTCGTCCTGTTCCGGCGGGACCTGGAAGAACAATTGCACATACTCGGGCTGGAGGAGGAAAAATTCCGCGAAACAAAGCAATGGTTTGGATTTGCAGCCGCGGTTTATGACCTGGAAAAGCAGCGTCGGAGAGGAGCTTCCCTGGAGGGTCAGGAAACGGGAGCCTTGCTTTCCGGCCTGGCGAAAGATGTCAGGGCGGCAAGCGCTTCTCTCGGCAAAGCAGATGCTATTGACAGCCGGGTAGCTGCTTTTGCCACGGAAACCATTGAAGGATTGCGGGAAGCCCTCAAAAGCGTGTATGATTTTTATAACGGGTATGATCCTGCTTTCACCTGGTGGGCGCCTGCGCCTTACAAGGAACTGGATACGCTCCTGGCCGGATACGACAAGCTGTTCAAAAGTAAAAGCAAAGTGATCAGCTCTCAAAAGGAGGATGGCAGCGGAATCCGCGGAAATCCCATTGGCCGGGAAGAGATTATCCGGCAACTCGAATATGAAATGATCCCCTATTCTCCGGAAGAGCTGGTTGAAATTGCGAACAAGGAATTTGCCTGGTGCGACCGTGAAATGCTGAAAGCCTCGGCGGAGATGGGCTTTGGGCAGGATTGGAAAAAAGCCCTTGAAAAGGTGAAGAACACCTACGTGGCCCCCGGCAGGCAGCCGGAGCTGATCTTGCAGCTTTACAACGCATCCGTCTCGTTCCTCAAAGAAAAGGACCTGGTCAGCATTCCCCCATTGCCGAAGAATCATGGAGGATGA
- a CDS encoding S9 family peptidase, whose protein sequence is MMKRIYLFLLLFFTGGICSGQSPAPGSGISPEDYRRAESFLANNISRKIYHLEVNPNWLKDVPEFTYATNTPRGKTFYKVHIPSGTIKEAFDHERLARALSDALGKPIERKNLPFGQIEWENDRAISFITDRVTYQANLKDYTVNKTGVLPAEEVSVREVRSPDGKWVAFSRDHNLYVRSQAQEIALSTDGKPDYAYASYLGWSDIMEGENGERPENFTAVWSADGSRILTQIADLRKGRKMYLLDWSIDSLYRPKLLSYYRGGPGDTNIVCYIPVIFDINTRKMIKVDLPPLPHFIGNPLRWNKDGSFLYGLYRHRGYQRMDLICVDPRTGKVDVKFSDSSRTNVENTTEFRLLEDKGIAFITSERSGWNQVYRLDWASGSVTALTRGDFVVKKFVAIDEEKELLYFTASGKEEGRNPYFNHLYRIGFDGSGLQLLTPENAHHEVHLSPGNQYFVDNYSTARQPTISVLRSLPDGKMIKELGKADISELLAAGWDFPEIFKVKARDGLTDIYGAIWKPSGFSESDRYPLIDNSYTGPQANVFPESFRSAVFSAAQPLAEFGFAVMAVDGLGSAGRSKAFHDWSYKRLGYGLTDHVVAIRQLAAKYSWLDTTRIGIFGHSAGGYDAAHALMLFSGFYKVAVASSGDHDHRMEKAWWPEMYMGWPVDSAYHLQSNITMADKMQGKLLLVHGGIDENVNPSATFKLAEALIRAGKNFDMLIIPGSGHGYTGHYGEYFTRKRWNYFIEHLLGKQALP, encoded by the coding sequence ATGATGAAACGAATATACCTGTTTTTATTGCTATTCTTTACCGGGGGCATATGTTCCGGTCAGTCCCCGGCGCCAGGCAGCGGAATATCGCCGGAAGATTACCGCCGGGCTGAAAGCTTTTTGGCGAATAATATCAGCCGGAAGATCTATCACCTGGAAGTGAATCCGAATTGGCTGAAAGATGTTCCCGAATTCACATACGCTACTAATACTCCCCGGGGGAAGACCTTCTACAAGGTCCATATACCCTCCGGAACAATTAAGGAAGCATTCGACCATGAGCGGCTTGCCAGGGCCTTATCGGACGCTTTGGGAAAACCAATTGAACGGAAAAATCTGCCCTTTGGCCAGATTGAGTGGGAAAATGACCGTGCTATCTCCTTTATTACCGACCGGGTAACGTACCAGGCCAACCTGAAGGACTATACAGTAAATAAGACCGGCGTCTTGCCCGCGGAAGAAGTATCGGTAAGGGAGGTAAGGTCTCCGGACGGGAAATGGGTCGCCTTCAGCAGGGATCATAATCTGTATGTCCGCAGCCAGGCACAGGAGATCGCTCTTAGCACCGACGGCAAGCCAGATTATGCGTATGCCAGCTACCTGGGCTGGAGCGATATCATGGAAGGTGAGAACGGGGAGAGGCCTGAAAATTTTACCGCGGTATGGTCCGCGGACGGCTCCAGGATACTTACCCAAATAGCAGACTTACGAAAAGGGAGGAAAATGTACCTGCTGGACTGGTCCATTGACAGCCTGTATCGCCCAAAGCTGCTTTCCTATTACCGCGGGGGACCAGGCGATACCAACATTGTCTGTTATATACCGGTCATATTCGATATCAATACCCGGAAAATGATCAAGGTTGATCTTCCTCCGCTCCCGCATTTTATCGGTAATCCGCTGCGCTGGAACAAAGACGGCTCTTTTCTTTACGGCCTTTACCGGCACCGTGGTTACCAGCGGATGGACCTGATCTGCGTGGACCCCCGGACCGGTAAGGTGGACGTCAAATTCAGCGATAGCAGCCGCACCAATGTGGAGAATACGACGGAGTTCAGGCTGCTGGAAGACAAGGGTATTGCTTTTATCACTTCCGAGCGAAGCGGCTGGAACCAGGTTTACCGGCTTGACTGGGCAAGCGGTTCCGTCACGGCCCTCACCAGGGGAGATTTTGTTGTCAAAAAGTTTGTGGCGATTGATGAAGAAAAAGAGCTGCTGTATTTTACTGCCAGCGGAAAAGAAGAGGGGCGCAACCCTTATTTCAACCACCTCTACCGCATTGGCTTTGACGGCTCAGGGCTGCAGCTGCTGACACCGGAAAATGCCCATCATGAAGTCCATCTTTCACCCGGCAACCAGTATTTCGTAGATAATTACTCCACGGCCCGGCAGCCCACGATCTCGGTGCTGCGCAGCCTCCCGGATGGCAAGATGATCAAGGAACTCGGCAAGGCAGATATTTCGGAACTCTTAGCCGCCGGCTGGGATTTTCCTGAAATTTTCAAGGTCAAGGCCCGCGACGGGCTTACCGATATTTACGGAGCGATCTGGAAACCTTCCGGTTTTAGCGAAAGCGACCGGTACCCCTTGATAGATAACAGCTATACCGGGCCCCAGGCAAATGTATTTCCGGAAAGCTTTCGCAGCGCCGTTTTCAGTGCCGCGCAGCCCCTGGCTGAATTCGGGTTCGCGGTGATGGCTGTTGACGGCCTGGGATCAGCGGGGCGGTCAAAAGCCTTTCATGACTGGTCCTATAAACGCCTGGGTTATGGCCTTACCGACCATGTAGTGGCTATCCGGCAGCTGGCGGCGAAGTATTCCTGGCTTGATACCACGCGTATAGGCATTTTTGGGCATTCAGCCGGCGGCTATGATGCCGCACATGCCCTGATGCTTTTTTCTGGATTTTATAAGGTCGCCGTGGCATCCTCAGGAGATCATGACCATCGCATGGAAAAAGCCTGGTGGCCGGAAATGTATATGGGTTGGCCGGTTGATTCCGCGTATCATCTTCAGTCCAATATTACCATGGCCGATAAAATGCAGGGAAAGCTTTTACTGGTACATGGCGGAATAGACGAAAATGTAAATCCCTCGGCAACCTTTAAGCTTGCCGAAGCCCTCATCAGGGCCGGAAAGAATTTTGACATGCTTATAATTCCTGGCAGCGGGCACGGATATACCGGCCATTACGGCGAATACTTTACGCGTAAAAGGTGGAATTACTTTATTGAACACCTTCTCGGGAAGCAAGCCCTGCCGTGA
- a CDS encoding NAD(P)/FAD-dependent oxidoreductase — MQAVIIGGGIIGLFSAWYLRKAGWEVTLVDKGDLLNGCSYGNAGMITPSHFVPLAAPGVLSQAFKWLFSTSSPFHIRPRLNRNMISWSRHFIRNASESHAERSAAPLRDLLLMGRSLYEELEPELSFSLQKKGIIMYYRSEEAAREEIKLAVKAKELGLETQVYDLSQLRMMEPAMDVQALGGVHYKCDAHLHPAELMKQLLQQLKDEVRWIRNTAGTFEKKNGSIAGVRAGGQLITGDLFILSGGSWSAALAASLGIRMPLVAGKGYSVTLEMPGAQLRHPAILCEARVALTPMNRSLRFGGTMEIGSAAGGINMKRVKGITDAVNTYFPALHAEVPARENIWAGLRPVSADGLPYIGKTRRYGNLIIATGHSMLGLGAAPATGRLVAEIAEGKAPSLGLEAFRPDRFDT, encoded by the coding sequence ATGCAGGCAGTAATTATAGGAGGCGGAATAATAGGGCTTTTTTCAGCCTGGTACCTTCGCAAAGCCGGCTGGGAAGTAACGCTGGTGGACAAAGGCGATCTGCTTAACGGCTGCTCCTACGGTAATGCCGGCATGATCACACCCAGCCATTTTGTGCCGCTGGCGGCGCCGGGCGTGCTTAGCCAGGCTTTTAAATGGCTGTTCAGTACAAGCAGCCCTTTTCATATCCGTCCCCGCCTTAACCGGAATATGATCAGCTGGAGCCGTCATTTTATCCGGAATGCATCGGAAAGTCATGCCGAAAGGTCGGCGGCGCCGCTGCGAGATCTTTTGCTGATGGGCCGCTCCCTTTATGAAGAGCTGGAACCGGAATTATCATTTTCGCTTCAGAAAAAAGGGATTATCATGTACTACAGATCGGAAGAAGCAGCCAGGGAAGAGATTAAACTGGCTGTAAAAGCAAAAGAACTTGGCCTGGAAACCCAGGTGTACGACCTGTCTCAATTGAGAATGATGGAACCGGCAATGGACGTGCAAGCCCTTGGCGGGGTGCATTATAAGTGCGACGCCCACCTTCATCCTGCAGAGCTGATGAAACAGTTACTGCAGCAGCTTAAAGATGAAGTAAGGTGGATCCGCAACACCGCCGGGACCTTTGAGAAAAAGAACGGAAGCATTGCCGGCGTCCGGGCCGGCGGGCAATTAATTACCGGCGACCTGTTCATTCTCTCTGGCGGCTCCTGGTCTGCAGCGCTTGCCGCCAGCCTGGGGATTCGCATGCCCCTGGTAGCGGGCAAAGGATATTCGGTAACGCTGGAAATGCCGGGGGCTCAGCTGCGGCACCCGGCCATTCTTTGCGAAGCCAGGGTCGCCCTTACGCCAATGAACAGGAGCCTCCGTTTCGGCGGCACCATGGAAATAGGGTCAGCCGCCGGCGGGATAAATATGAAAAGAGTAAAAGGCATTACGGACGCGGTGAACACGTACTTCCCCGCCCTGCATGCGGAGGTCCCTGCCAGGGAAAATATATGGGCCGGGCTGCGGCCCGTTTCGGCGGATGGTTTACCTTATATCGGGAAAACGCGGCGTTATGGCAATTTGATCATCGCCACAGGTCATTCCATGCTGGGGCTGGGAGCGGCTCCGGCCACCGGCAGGCTCGTGGCGGAAATAGCGGAGGGAAAGGCTCCTTCCCTGGGGCTGGAAGCATTCCGGCCCGACAGGTTTGACACCTGA
- a CDS encoding 4-hydroxyproline epimerase translates to MSAKTFFCIDAHTCGNPVRLVTGGAPVLEGNDMMEKRLHFLKEYDWIRKALMFEPRGHDMMSGSILYPPQNRENDMGILFIETSGCLPMCGHGTIGTVTIAIEHGLIQAKVPGMLRLETPAGLVIATYKQEGKKVTSVRITNVPSYLAAENIIIDCPGLGKLTADVAYGGNFYAIIDRQENFPGIEHVKAEQLISWSRECRRRINEEQEFIHPENGNIRGVSHLLWGGESSSVSAPVRNAVFYGDKAIDRSPCGTGTSARMAQWYSQGKLKKGDSFIHESFIGSRFTGTIEEETSVGGKAAIIPSIEGWAMVTGFNTILVDEDDPYAGGFQVI, encoded by the coding sequence ATGTCAGCAAAGACTTTTTTCTGTATTGACGCGCATACCTGCGGAAACCCGGTGAGGCTGGTGACGGGAGGAGCCCCGGTACTTGAAGGAAACGATATGATGGAAAAGCGGCTACATTTTTTAAAGGAATACGATTGGATCCGCAAAGCCCTGATGTTCGAGCCCCGCGGCCATGATATGATGTCAGGCAGCATACTTTATCCGCCGCAGAACCGGGAAAATGATATGGGGATATTGTTCATTGAAACGAGCGGCTGCCTTCCTATGTGCGGGCACGGCACGATCGGTACGGTAACCATTGCCATTGAACATGGGCTTATTCAAGCTAAAGTTCCAGGCATGCTTCGCCTGGAAACACCGGCCGGGTTAGTTATTGCAACGTATAAGCAGGAGGGGAAAAAGGTGACTTCGGTAAGGATCACTAATGTGCCCTCTTATCTTGCCGCTGAAAATATAATAATAGACTGCCCCGGCCTGGGAAAATTAACGGCGGACGTGGCCTACGGAGGGAATTTTTACGCCATCATTGACCGGCAGGAAAACTTCCCGGGCATTGAGCATGTGAAGGCGGAGCAGCTTATCTCCTGGAGTCGCGAGTGCCGGCGGCGCATCAATGAAGAGCAAGAGTTCATTCATCCCGAAAACGGTAATATCCGCGGAGTAAGCCATTTGCTCTGGGGAGGGGAATCCTCTTCTGTATCGGCGCCTGTACGTAATGCCGTTTTTTACGGGGATAAAGCCATAGACCGTTCACCTTGCGGTACAGGCACTTCCGCCCGCATGGCGCAATGGTATTCCCAGGGGAAGTTAAAAAAAGGCGATTCCTTTATCCACGAGAGTTTCATTGGTTCCAGGTTTACCGGGACCATCGAGGAGGAAACGTCCGTAGGCGGAAAGGCGGCCATTATACCTTCCATTGAAGGATGGGCTATGGTCACAGGGTTCAATACTATCCTGGTAGATGAAGATGACCCCTATGCCGGCGGATTCCAGGTAATATAG